In Drosophila bipectinata strain 14024-0381.07 chromosome 2R, DbipHiC1v2, whole genome shotgun sequence, one genomic interval encodes:
- the Zip48C gene encoding zinc transporter ZIP11 has product MIPGYGPVTQALLGTLLTWGLTAAGAALVIFVRGNQRRSLDAALGFAAGVMIAASFWSLLKPAIEMAEGSHLYGVYAFLPVAGGFLLGSIFVYGCDKLMSYLGLNSTNMMIQMTQTSKDKAEIAIDDLKKNGASDRLASKSLDSFSDCLSVQHSGESRRRKKGSINEVEQCTYTTVEEQRAAQEALSQWKRIMLLVVAITVHNIPEGLAVGVSFGAIGTTNSSTFESARNLAIGIGIQNFPEGLAVSLPLHAAGFSVMRALWYGQLSGMVEPIFGVLGAVAVTFANLILPYALSFAAGAMIYIVSDDILPEAHASGNGTIATWGTVSGFLIMMCLEVALS; this is encoded by the coding sequence ATGATTCCCGGCTATGGACCAGTAACACAGGCCCTATTGGGCACCCTGCTCACTTGGGGCCTGACGGCCGCTGGCGCCGCCCTGGTGATCTTCGTCCGTGGCAACCAGCGGAGGTCACTGGACGCCGCCTTGGGATTTGCAGCGGGCGTGATGATTGCGGCCTCGTTCTGGTCGCTTCTCAAGCCAGCTATTGAAATGGCTGAGGGCTCGCACTTGTACGGCGTCTACGCCTTCCTGCCTGTGGCTGGCGGCTTCCTCCTGGGATCCATTTTCGTCTATGGCTGCGACAAACTAATGTCATACCTGGGTCTCAACAGCACAAACATGATGATTCAGATGACGCAGACCAGCAAGGACAAGGCGGAGATTGCTATCGATGACTTAAAGAAGAATGGAGCCAGCGACAGGTTGGCCTCGAAGAGCCTGGACAGCTTCTCCGACTGCCTGAGCGTGCAGCACAGTGGCGAGTCGCGCCGCAGGAAGAAGGGAAGCATCAACGAGGTGGAGCAATGTACCTATACCACCGTTGAGGAGCAGCGGGCCGCCCAGGAAGCCCTGTCGCAGTGGAAGCGCATCATGCTTCTGGTGGTGGCTATCACAGTGCACAACATTCCCGAAGGATTGGCTGTGGGTGTTAGCTTTGGAGCTATTGGAACCACAAACTCTTCCACGTTCGAGAGCGCCCGCAACCTGGCCATTGGCATTGGCATCCAAAATTTCCCAGAGGGTTTAGCCGTCAGCTTGCCACTTCACGCCGCTGGCTTCAGTGTGATGAGAGCTCTATGGTATGGACAACTGTCTGGAATGGTGGAACCTATTTTTGGTGTACTTGGAGCAGTGGCTGTAACCTTTGCCAACCTGATCTTGCCTTATGCCTTGTCGTTTGCGGCCGGAGCCATGATCTACATTGTGTCGGACGACATTCTGCCGGAGGCACATGCCAGCGGCAATGGAACCATCGCCACATGGGGCACGGTCTCTGGATTCCTGATAATGATGTGCCTGGAGGTGGCGCTGTCGTGA